In the Manis javanica isolate MJ-LG chromosome 12, MJ_LKY, whole genome shotgun sequence genome, one interval contains:
- the STOX2 gene encoding storkhead-box protein 2 isoform X3 yields the protein MSPISQSQFIPLGEILCLAISAMNSARKPVTQEALMEHLTTCFPGVPTPSQEILRHTLNTLVRERKIYPTPDGYFIVTPQTYFITPSLIRTNSKWYHLDERIPDRSQCTSPQPGTITPSASGCVRERTLPRNHCDSCHCCREDVHSMHASTLQRKPARDCKDPYCPPSLCQVPPTEKSKSTVNFSYKTETLSKPKDSEKQSKKFGLKLFRLSFKKDKTKQLANFSAQFPPEEWPLRDEDTPTTIPREVEMEIIRRINPDLTVENVMRHTALMKKLEEEKAHRSKAGSSAHHSGRSKKSRTHRKSHGKSRSHSKTRVSKGDPSDGSRLDIPGEREYDFCDPLTRAPREGCFIIEHKGDNFIMHSNTNVIESHFPMTPEWDVSGELAKRRTEMPFPEPSRGSSHSKVHRSHSHTQDRRSRNERPNKAKERSRSMDNSKGPLGASSLGTPEDLAEGCSPDDQTPSQSYIDDSTLRPAQTVVGHPRAHISSTNYKEVCIPEIVSGNKEPSSACSLLEPGKLPETLPSYELNSCPAKTATDDYFQCNTSSETVLTAPSPLGKNKEDHDTLTLVEGVKKLPLSDRQVPHSSREPVGHKEESPKGPGGGPATSGAVAEGIANGRLVQHHSTEPSSLDKRKEIFSKDTLFKPLHSTLSVNSYHKSSLSLLKSHQKTPADTLPGRGEKLDPALGTSVAPAIPASQRQQESVGNQEVSFDYYNVSDDDDSEEGANKNTEEEKNRDDVGTMQWLLEREKERDLQRKFEKNLTLLTPKDTDGSSQRATHSARLDSMDSSSITVDSGFNSPRTRESLASNTSSIVESNRRQNPTLSPVHGGAGPAFNFRASTDPPANDAEKLQKPSNCLQASVTSV from the exons ATGTCTCCCATCAGTCAATCTCAGTTTATTCCACTCGGGGAAATCCTTTGCTTGGCCATCTCAGCAATGAACTCCGCAAGAAAACCTGTCACCCAAGAAGCACTAATGGAGCACTTGACCACGTGTTTTCCAG GTGTTCCCACCCCCAGCCAAGAAATCCTCCGGCACACGCTGAACACACTGGTCCGGGAGAGGAAAATCTACCCAACCCCAGATGGCTATTTCATCGTGACCCCACAGACTTATTTCATAACGCCTTCCCTTATAAGAACTAACAGTAAGTGGTACCATTTGGACGAGAGGATACCTGACAGGTCTCAGTGTACCTCTCCACAGCCTGGAACCATAACGCCCTCTGCCTCAGGCTGTGTCAGGGAAAGGACATTGCCCAGAAACCACTGCGACTCCTGCCACTGTTGCCGAGAAGACGTGCACAGCATGCATGCATCAACGCTGCAGAGGAAGCCTGCCAGGGACTGCAAGGACCCCTATTGCCCCCCCTCACTCTGCCAGGTGCCGCCCACTGAAAAGAGCAAAAGTACTGTAAATTTTTCTTATAAGACAGAAACTCTTTCAAAACCTAAAGACAGCGAAAAGCAGTCCAAAAAATTTGGGCTGAAGCTATTCCGGCTAAGTTTTAAGAAAGACAAGACCAAGCAGCTAGCCAATTTTTCTGCGCAGTTTCCTCCTGAGGAGTGGCCCCTGCGAGACGAGGACACGCCAACCACAATCCCTAGGGAAGTGGAGATGGAGATCATTCGGCGTATCAACCCAGACCTGACCGTGGAAAATGTCATGAGGCACACCGCACTAATGAAGAAGCTTGAAGAGGAAAAGGCGCACAGGAGTAAAGCTGGGTCCTCTGCCCATCACAGCGGAAGAAGCAAAAAGAGTAGGACCCATCGAAAGTCCCATGGCAAATCTCGGTCACACAGCAAGACGCGGGTGTCTAAAGGAGACCCTTCGGATGGCTCCCGTCTGGATATCCCAGGTGAGAGAGAGTATGACTTTTGCGATCCTCTTACCAGGGCACCCAGGGAGGGCTGCTTCATCATTGAACACAAAGGAGATAACTTCATCATGCATAGCAACACAAACGTGATTGAGTCTCATTTCCCCATGACCCCAGAATGGGATGTGTCTGGGGAATTGGCCAAAAGGAGAACTGAGATGCCTTTTCCTGAACCTTCCAGGGGAAGCTCCCACTCGAAAGTGCACCGAAGCCACAGCCATACCCAGGACCGAAGGTCCAGGAATGAGAGACCCAACAAAGCCAAGGAGAGATCCAGGTCGATGGATAACTCCAAAGGCCCTCTGGGTGCTTCATCTCTGGGGACGCCTGAAGACCTGGCTGAAGGCTGTAGCCCAGATGATCAAACGCCCAGCCAATCCTACATTGACGACAGTACTTTAAGGCCTGCACAGACTGTTGTTGGTCATCCAAGGGCTCACATTTCATCCACAAACTATAAGGAGGTGTGTATTCCAGAAATAGTCAGTGGTAACAAGGAGCCTTCCAGTGCGTGCAGCCTTTTGGAGCCAGGCAAACTACCCGAGACTTTGCCATCCTATGAACTCAACTCCTGTCCAGCGAAAACAGCGACAGATGACTATTTCCAGTGCAACACCTCCAGTGAGACAGTGCTCACAGCGCCGTCGCCTCTGGGAAAGAACAAAGAGGACCATGACACTCTCACCCTGGTGGAAGGGGTGAAAAAGCTGCCTCTGTCTGACAGGCAGGTCCCACATTCCTCCAGGGAGCCTGTAGGGCACAAGGAGGAGTCGCCAAAAGGGCCGGGTGGGGGCCCGGCCACTTCGGGTGCGGTGGCCGAAGGGATTGCCAATGGACGCCTGGTCCAGCACCACAGCACCGAGCCCAGCAGCCTGGACAAGAGGAAAGAGATATTCAGCAAAGACACACTGTTCAAGCCTCTTCACAGCACCTTGTCTGTAAACAGCTATCACAAATCGAGCTTGTCCCTCCTCAAATCTCACCAGAAGACACCTGCCGACACACTGCCAGGCCGAGGTGAGAAGCTGGACCCAGCCCTGGGGACCTCAGTGGCACCAGCCATACCTGCTTCCCAGCGTCAGCAAGAGTCAGTGGGGAACCAGGAAGTCTCTTTTGACTATTACAATGTCTCTGATGATGATGACTCTGAGGAAGGagcaaacaaaaacacagaagaggagaaaaacagagaTGATGTGGGCACCATGCAGTGGCTCCTcgagagggagaaggaaagggactTGCAGAGGAAATTTGAGAAGAACCTTACCCTCCTCACCCCAAAAGACACCGACGGCAGCAGCCAGAGAGCCACCCACTCGGCGCGTCTTGACAGCATGGACAGCAGCAGCATTACAGTGGACAGTGGATTCAACTCCCCACG CACTCGGGAGAGCCTGGCTTCCAACACATCGAGCATTGTTGAAAGTAACCGTCGTCAGAACCCTACCCTGAGCCCAGTCCATGGTGGAGCTGGCCCGGCCTTCAACTTCCGAGCAAGTACGGACCCCCCGGCAAATGATGCTGAGAAACTGCAGAAACCTTCCAACTGCTTGCAGGCTTCTGTTACTAGTGTGTGA
- the STOX2 gene encoding storkhead-box protein 2 isoform X1: MKKTRSTTLRRAWPSSDFSDRASDRMRSRSEKDYRLHKRFPAAFAPQASRGYMTSGDVSPISMSPISQSQFIPLGEILCLAISAMNSARKPVTQEALMEHLTTCFPGVPTPSQEILRHTLNTLVRERKIYPTPDGYFIVTPQTYFITPSLIRTNSKWYHLDERIPDRSQCTSPQPGTITPSASGCVRERTLPRNHCDSCHCCREDVHSMHASTLQRKPARDCKDPYCPPSLCQVPPTEKSKSTVNFSYKTETLSKPKDSEKQSKKFGLKLFRLSFKKDKTKQLANFSAQFPPEEWPLRDEDTPTTIPREVEMEIIRRINPDLTVENVMRHTALMKKLEEEKAHRSKAGSSAHHSGRSKKSRTHRKSHGKSRSHSKTRVSKGDPSDGSRLDIPGEREYDFCDPLTRAPREGCFIIEHKGDNFIMHSNTNVIESHFPMTPEWDVSGELAKRRTEMPFPEPSRGSSHSKVHRSHSHTQDRRSRNERPNKAKERSRSMDNSKGPLGASSLGTPEDLAEGCSPDDQTPSQSYIDDSTLRPAQTVVGHPRAHISSTNYKEVCIPEIVSGNKEPSSACSLLEPGKLPETLPSYELNSCPAKTATDDYFQCNTSSETVLTAPSPLGKNKEDHDTLTLVEGVKKLPLSDRQVPHSSREPVGHKEESPKGPGGGPATSGAVAEGIANGRLVQHHSTEPSSLDKRKEIFSKDTLFKPLHSTLSVNSYHKSSLSLLKSHQKTPADTLPGRGEKLDPALGTSVAPAIPASQRQQESVGNQEVSFDYYNVSDDDDSEEGANKNTEEEKNRDDVGTMQWLLEREKERDLQRKFEKNLTLLTPKDTDGSSQRATHSARLDSMDSSSITVDSGFNSPRTRESLASNTSSIVESNRRQNPTLSPVHGGAGPAFNFRASTDPPANDAEKLQKPSNCLQASVTSV; this comes from the exons GTGATGTCTCACCAATCAGTATGTCTCCCATCAGTCAATCTCAGTTTATTCCACTCGGGGAAATCCTTTGCTTGGCCATCTCAGCAATGAACTCCGCAAGAAAACCTGTCACCCAAGAAGCACTAATGGAGCACTTGACCACGTGTTTTCCAG GTGTTCCCACCCCCAGCCAAGAAATCCTCCGGCACACGCTGAACACACTGGTCCGGGAGAGGAAAATCTACCCAACCCCAGATGGCTATTTCATCGTGACCCCACAGACTTATTTCATAACGCCTTCCCTTATAAGAACTAACAGTAAGTGGTACCATTTGGACGAGAGGATACCTGACAGGTCTCAGTGTACCTCTCCACAGCCTGGAACCATAACGCCCTCTGCCTCAGGCTGTGTCAGGGAAAGGACATTGCCCAGAAACCACTGCGACTCCTGCCACTGTTGCCGAGAAGACGTGCACAGCATGCATGCATCAACGCTGCAGAGGAAGCCTGCCAGGGACTGCAAGGACCCCTATTGCCCCCCCTCACTCTGCCAGGTGCCGCCCACTGAAAAGAGCAAAAGTACTGTAAATTTTTCTTATAAGACAGAAACTCTTTCAAAACCTAAAGACAGCGAAAAGCAGTCCAAAAAATTTGGGCTGAAGCTATTCCGGCTAAGTTTTAAGAAAGACAAGACCAAGCAGCTAGCCAATTTTTCTGCGCAGTTTCCTCCTGAGGAGTGGCCCCTGCGAGACGAGGACACGCCAACCACAATCCCTAGGGAAGTGGAGATGGAGATCATTCGGCGTATCAACCCAGACCTGACCGTGGAAAATGTCATGAGGCACACCGCACTAATGAAGAAGCTTGAAGAGGAAAAGGCGCACAGGAGTAAAGCTGGGTCCTCTGCCCATCACAGCGGAAGAAGCAAAAAGAGTAGGACCCATCGAAAGTCCCATGGCAAATCTCGGTCACACAGCAAGACGCGGGTGTCTAAAGGAGACCCTTCGGATGGCTCCCGTCTGGATATCCCAGGTGAGAGAGAGTATGACTTTTGCGATCCTCTTACCAGGGCACCCAGGGAGGGCTGCTTCATCATTGAACACAAAGGAGATAACTTCATCATGCATAGCAACACAAACGTGATTGAGTCTCATTTCCCCATGACCCCAGAATGGGATGTGTCTGGGGAATTGGCCAAAAGGAGAACTGAGATGCCTTTTCCTGAACCTTCCAGGGGAAGCTCCCACTCGAAAGTGCACCGAAGCCACAGCCATACCCAGGACCGAAGGTCCAGGAATGAGAGACCCAACAAAGCCAAGGAGAGATCCAGGTCGATGGATAACTCCAAAGGCCCTCTGGGTGCTTCATCTCTGGGGACGCCTGAAGACCTGGCTGAAGGCTGTAGCCCAGATGATCAAACGCCCAGCCAATCCTACATTGACGACAGTACTTTAAGGCCTGCACAGACTGTTGTTGGTCATCCAAGGGCTCACATTTCATCCACAAACTATAAGGAGGTGTGTATTCCAGAAATAGTCAGTGGTAACAAGGAGCCTTCCAGTGCGTGCAGCCTTTTGGAGCCAGGCAAACTACCCGAGACTTTGCCATCCTATGAACTCAACTCCTGTCCAGCGAAAACAGCGACAGATGACTATTTCCAGTGCAACACCTCCAGTGAGACAGTGCTCACAGCGCCGTCGCCTCTGGGAAAGAACAAAGAGGACCATGACACTCTCACCCTGGTGGAAGGGGTGAAAAAGCTGCCTCTGTCTGACAGGCAGGTCCCACATTCCTCCAGGGAGCCTGTAGGGCACAAGGAGGAGTCGCCAAAAGGGCCGGGTGGGGGCCCGGCCACTTCGGGTGCGGTGGCCGAAGGGATTGCCAATGGACGCCTGGTCCAGCACCACAGCACCGAGCCCAGCAGCCTGGACAAGAGGAAAGAGATATTCAGCAAAGACACACTGTTCAAGCCTCTTCACAGCACCTTGTCTGTAAACAGCTATCACAAATCGAGCTTGTCCCTCCTCAAATCTCACCAGAAGACACCTGCCGACACACTGCCAGGCCGAGGTGAGAAGCTGGACCCAGCCCTGGGGACCTCAGTGGCACCAGCCATACCTGCTTCCCAGCGTCAGCAAGAGTCAGTGGGGAACCAGGAAGTCTCTTTTGACTATTACAATGTCTCTGATGATGATGACTCTGAGGAAGGagcaaacaaaaacacagaagaggagaaaaacagagaTGATGTGGGCACCATGCAGTGGCTCCTcgagagggagaaggaaagggactTGCAGAGGAAATTTGAGAAGAACCTTACCCTCCTCACCCCAAAAGACACCGACGGCAGCAGCCAGAGAGCCACCCACTCGGCGCGTCTTGACAGCATGGACAGCAGCAGCATTACAGTGGACAGTGGATTCAACTCCCCACG CACTCGGGAGAGCCTGGCTTCCAACACATCGAGCATTGTTGAAAGTAACCGTCGTCAGAACCCTACCCTGAGCCCAGTCCATGGTGGAGCTGGCCCGGCCTTCAACTTCCGAGCAAGTACGGACCCCCCGGCAAATGATGCTGAGAAACTGCAGAAACCTTCCAACTGCTTGCAGGCTTCTGTTACTAGTGTGTGA
- the STOX2 gene encoding storkhead-box protein 2 isoform X2 produces the protein MEPVWKGSGDVSPISMSPISQSQFIPLGEILCLAISAMNSARKPVTQEALMEHLTTCFPGVPTPSQEILRHTLNTLVRERKIYPTPDGYFIVTPQTYFITPSLIRTNSKWYHLDERIPDRSQCTSPQPGTITPSASGCVRERTLPRNHCDSCHCCREDVHSMHASTLQRKPARDCKDPYCPPSLCQVPPTEKSKSTVNFSYKTETLSKPKDSEKQSKKFGLKLFRLSFKKDKTKQLANFSAQFPPEEWPLRDEDTPTTIPREVEMEIIRRINPDLTVENVMRHTALMKKLEEEKAHRSKAGSSAHHSGRSKKSRTHRKSHGKSRSHSKTRVSKGDPSDGSRLDIPGEREYDFCDPLTRAPREGCFIIEHKGDNFIMHSNTNVIESHFPMTPEWDVSGELAKRRTEMPFPEPSRGSSHSKVHRSHSHTQDRRSRNERPNKAKERSRSMDNSKGPLGASSLGTPEDLAEGCSPDDQTPSQSYIDDSTLRPAQTVVGHPRAHISSTNYKEVCIPEIVSGNKEPSSACSLLEPGKLPETLPSYELNSCPAKTATDDYFQCNTSSETVLTAPSPLGKNKEDHDTLTLVEGVKKLPLSDRQVPHSSREPVGHKEESPKGPGGGPATSGAVAEGIANGRLVQHHSTEPSSLDKRKEIFSKDTLFKPLHSTLSVNSYHKSSLSLLKSHQKTPADTLPGRGEKLDPALGTSVAPAIPASQRQQESVGNQEVSFDYYNVSDDDDSEEGANKNTEEEKNRDDVGTMQWLLEREKERDLQRKFEKNLTLLTPKDTDGSSQRATHSARLDSMDSSSITVDSGFNSPRTRESLASNTSSIVESNRRQNPTLSPVHGGAGPAFNFRASTDPPANDAEKLQKPSNCLQASVTSV, from the exons GTGATGTCTCACCAATCAGTATGTCTCCCATCAGTCAATCTCAGTTTATTCCACTCGGGGAAATCCTTTGCTTGGCCATCTCAGCAATGAACTCCGCAAGAAAACCTGTCACCCAAGAAGCACTAATGGAGCACTTGACCACGTGTTTTCCAG GTGTTCCCACCCCCAGCCAAGAAATCCTCCGGCACACGCTGAACACACTGGTCCGGGAGAGGAAAATCTACCCAACCCCAGATGGCTATTTCATCGTGACCCCACAGACTTATTTCATAACGCCTTCCCTTATAAGAACTAACAGTAAGTGGTACCATTTGGACGAGAGGATACCTGACAGGTCTCAGTGTACCTCTCCACAGCCTGGAACCATAACGCCCTCTGCCTCAGGCTGTGTCAGGGAAAGGACATTGCCCAGAAACCACTGCGACTCCTGCCACTGTTGCCGAGAAGACGTGCACAGCATGCATGCATCAACGCTGCAGAGGAAGCCTGCCAGGGACTGCAAGGACCCCTATTGCCCCCCCTCACTCTGCCAGGTGCCGCCCACTGAAAAGAGCAAAAGTACTGTAAATTTTTCTTATAAGACAGAAACTCTTTCAAAACCTAAAGACAGCGAAAAGCAGTCCAAAAAATTTGGGCTGAAGCTATTCCGGCTAAGTTTTAAGAAAGACAAGACCAAGCAGCTAGCCAATTTTTCTGCGCAGTTTCCTCCTGAGGAGTGGCCCCTGCGAGACGAGGACACGCCAACCACAATCCCTAGGGAAGTGGAGATGGAGATCATTCGGCGTATCAACCCAGACCTGACCGTGGAAAATGTCATGAGGCACACCGCACTAATGAAGAAGCTTGAAGAGGAAAAGGCGCACAGGAGTAAAGCTGGGTCCTCTGCCCATCACAGCGGAAGAAGCAAAAAGAGTAGGACCCATCGAAAGTCCCATGGCAAATCTCGGTCACACAGCAAGACGCGGGTGTCTAAAGGAGACCCTTCGGATGGCTCCCGTCTGGATATCCCAGGTGAGAGAGAGTATGACTTTTGCGATCCTCTTACCAGGGCACCCAGGGAGGGCTGCTTCATCATTGAACACAAAGGAGATAACTTCATCATGCATAGCAACACAAACGTGATTGAGTCTCATTTCCCCATGACCCCAGAATGGGATGTGTCTGGGGAATTGGCCAAAAGGAGAACTGAGATGCCTTTTCCTGAACCTTCCAGGGGAAGCTCCCACTCGAAAGTGCACCGAAGCCACAGCCATACCCAGGACCGAAGGTCCAGGAATGAGAGACCCAACAAAGCCAAGGAGAGATCCAGGTCGATGGATAACTCCAAAGGCCCTCTGGGTGCTTCATCTCTGGGGACGCCTGAAGACCTGGCTGAAGGCTGTAGCCCAGATGATCAAACGCCCAGCCAATCCTACATTGACGACAGTACTTTAAGGCCTGCACAGACTGTTGTTGGTCATCCAAGGGCTCACATTTCATCCACAAACTATAAGGAGGTGTGTATTCCAGAAATAGTCAGTGGTAACAAGGAGCCTTCCAGTGCGTGCAGCCTTTTGGAGCCAGGCAAACTACCCGAGACTTTGCCATCCTATGAACTCAACTCCTGTCCAGCGAAAACAGCGACAGATGACTATTTCCAGTGCAACACCTCCAGTGAGACAGTGCTCACAGCGCCGTCGCCTCTGGGAAAGAACAAAGAGGACCATGACACTCTCACCCTGGTGGAAGGGGTGAAAAAGCTGCCTCTGTCTGACAGGCAGGTCCCACATTCCTCCAGGGAGCCTGTAGGGCACAAGGAGGAGTCGCCAAAAGGGCCGGGTGGGGGCCCGGCCACTTCGGGTGCGGTGGCCGAAGGGATTGCCAATGGACGCCTGGTCCAGCACCACAGCACCGAGCCCAGCAGCCTGGACAAGAGGAAAGAGATATTCAGCAAAGACACACTGTTCAAGCCTCTTCACAGCACCTTGTCTGTAAACAGCTATCACAAATCGAGCTTGTCCCTCCTCAAATCTCACCAGAAGACACCTGCCGACACACTGCCAGGCCGAGGTGAGAAGCTGGACCCAGCCCTGGGGACCTCAGTGGCACCAGCCATACCTGCTTCCCAGCGTCAGCAAGAGTCAGTGGGGAACCAGGAAGTCTCTTTTGACTATTACAATGTCTCTGATGATGATGACTCTGAGGAAGGagcaaacaaaaacacagaagaggagaaaaacagagaTGATGTGGGCACCATGCAGTGGCTCCTcgagagggagaaggaaagggactTGCAGAGGAAATTTGAGAAGAACCTTACCCTCCTCACCCCAAAAGACACCGACGGCAGCAGCCAGAGAGCCACCCACTCGGCGCGTCTTGACAGCATGGACAGCAGCAGCATTACAGTGGACAGTGGATTCAACTCCCCACG CACTCGGGAGAGCCTGGCTTCCAACACATCGAGCATTGTTGAAAGTAACCGTCGTCAGAACCCTACCCTGAGCCCAGTCCATGGTGGAGCTGGCCCGGCCTTCAACTTCCGAGCAAGTACGGACCCCCCGGCAAATGATGCTGAGAAACTGCAGAAACCTTCCAACTGCTTGCAGGCTTCTGTTACTAGTGTGTGA